DNA from Deltaproteobacteria bacterium:
CCGCTGCATGCCAGCAGCGGAACTTCCGTGCCGACGAGGGACATTTCGCGAATCTCCTTGAAGAACGCGCTTGCCGCGATCTTCCTGCATATGACGATCCAGCGGGCTTCCTCGCCTTCACCCCAGGAGACGGCCGGCGGCAGCGGCTCTCGCGGAGGCCATGGCGAGCCGGCCGGCGGAAACGCTTCCAATGCCATATGCACCTTCTCGCCGAACCGCTTCCCTTTCTCGCGGTCGTGGTACTCCTTCAGGCTCAACGGCTCGGGAAGGGGGGGAATCGGCTCCGGGGGCGGGGTCGGCCACTCCCTGACGAACGACAGGTCGAACGTGACGGATGGAGGGGACGGCTCCACCGCGGGCGACTCCGAAACGGCGACGTCGAGCATCTCTCCTCCGCCGGGAAAGAGGCGGCGCGTTCCGGAGATCCCTGTAACGGCGCACTTCCCCGGTCCGCCGTCCGATGCGCATGCAAGCCCTTGCCGGAGAGCATCCCACTGGATCGATCCTTTCCCCTTCGCGCCCTTCACAAGATAGAGCCGGTCGCGCGCGCGGGTCGCGGCAACGTAGAACAGCCGGACCTCCTCCGCATTCTGCTTCGCCTGTTCCCACTCCTCGAAAGTCACCATCCGCTCGCCCAGCCGGATCCGGCGGAAGGCGGAATAAGTCCTGAATCCGGGAAAGATCACCGCTGATAGCTTGCGGCGCCGGTCCACACGCAGCCCTTCCACCCTCTTCCTGCCTCCCCTCGAAAGGTTTGCGAGGATCACGATGGGGAATTCCAGCCCCTTCGATGCGTGGATGGTCGAAACCTGAACGGCGTCCTCCCCTTCGTCGAAAGCCGGGAACTCGCTTTCCTGGCGGTCTTCCTCCGTCTTCCTCTTGAGGTCGGCGAGGAACGCCTTCACAGAACCGCCGCCGGTCCACTCGAACGCCCTTGCCATCCCCGCGGCCTTCGCCAGGTTCCGGACTATGCGATCGCCGTCGGGATGCCGCGCCGCGACGAACTCCACCCCGGTCTCCGCGTACAGTCCGGCCAGCAGGTTGGAAAGGGAGGCCCTGCCGCGCTCGGCGGAAAGGCGCCCGAGCAGCCCGAGCGCGTCGCGGACCTTTTCCCCCGGAGGAGGACCGCCATCCTCGTGAAGCGGCAGGATCTCCTCGTCACGCAGCCCGAAGAAGATGGTCTTCAGCGCGGCGTAACGCGCGGAGAGGTCGGCGGGAGCGTCGACCGCAGAGAGGACGATCCGCAAATCCTGTATCTCCTGCCGGGAATAGAACCCCTTCCGCGGCGGCACGACGAGGGGGATACCCGCCCTTGCGAAGGCATCCCGGAAACCGGCAAGCGCCTCCCCGCCGGCGTCCGAGCGATAAAGCACGGCGATGTCGCGAAGAGACGCGGCCCGTTCGGGCGCGCCGCCCTTTCCTCCAACGGGAACGTTCCCGGCGATCCGCCGGACGAGCCCGCAGACGAATTCCGCTTCGGTCGCCTCCTCTCCAAGCGTGTACGACGTCACGGGGAAGCCGCCGCCCGGGTCCTGCCGGTTTGGTTTCACCGGGGCGTATCCGGGGGAAAAATCCTCGCCTCCGGAAAGAACCTGCCCGAACAGCCCGTTGACGGACGAGAGAAGGTCCGGCCGGCTCCGGAAGTTGCTGACAAGCGCAATGCCTTCCCCGCCCCGGGAAAGCATACTCTCACGGAAATGCGCGTAGACCTGGATGTCCGCCCGGCGGAAGCCGTAGATGGATTGTTTCGGATCGCCGACAACGAAAAGGCGCCCCGGCGCGGTGTTAGAGGAGAGGCGTTCCAGCATTTCCGCCTGGAGAGGGTCGGTGTCCTGGAATTCGTCCACGAAAACATACCGGAACCGCTCCGAGAGCGACTTCGCGACTTCCCGGCTCCCCGCAAGCAGATCGTTCGCCCGCAGAAGCAGGTCCATGAAATCGAGCCCGCTGCCTTTCGCTTTCCGGTAATGCCCGAGCGCCGCCCTTGCACGATCCACGAGAAAGCGGGCCGCCGCGTCCCCCGCGGGGGCCTCCGAAATCTCCCGCAGGAAGCGCTGCAGATTATCCCGGGCCTGCGCAAGGGTGAACCCCGGCGGCTGGGGGAAGATCTTCCTGCTTCTCGTCCTGTCAGCGCGGAACTCGAACGCCTGGACGGCCTCCGAGGCCTGTGCGGCGACGGCGGAAATGTCGCCGCCGGAAACCTCGGTCCACACTCGTTCCAGCATTCCGAGCGCGCGCGACAGCACTGGAGTCATCTCGTGCGCCGGGTCAGCGATCCCTTCGACGAATGCGCGGAACCACTCTACTGCGTCCGCGTACTCCGCCCGAGTGTATCCGAGAAAATCCGCCGCCGTTCCGAAATCGAGCTCCCCGGCCGTGAGAAGGTCCCGCTGGGAGAGACAAAGGCGGCGGATCGCCGACCAGACTGCTTCCGGCCCGGGAGGGCCGTGGAGCACACGCTCCCAGGATGGATCGATCTCCCGGCCGCCGAACTCCTCGCGCAAGAACGCGGTGAAGGCGTTGTCCCACGCGTCGGAGGCTTCCCCCTCCGCGAGCACTTCGAACTTCGGGTCGACACCCGCCTCCGCGGGGAAGGAAAGAAGGATGCGGCGGCAGAATGAATGGAAAGTGGTGACGGAGAGGCGCCCCACACCGTCCGCCAGTTCCTCGACGCGCTCGCGCAGCGCCGCAGCGGCCTCCTCACCGCCGCCCGGAATCCTGACGAGGGAATTCCACGCCGCGGCCTTCTCTCGAACCTCGCCCAGGGTGGCGGCCGACCGGCAGGCGTTGAGAAGAAGCTCCAGCCCTTCCACCACCCGGGACTTCATCTCCGCCGCCGCCTTGTCGGTGAATGTCAGCAGCAGCACACGGTCGGGGAGGAGGACCGGGTCTGCGAGGAACAGGTTGAGGACGCGCGCTATCAGCGTCGCCGTCTTTCCCGTTCCGGCGGAAGCGTCCACCGCGATGTCCCGCGTGAATTCCGTTACCGCCTTTATGCGATCGCTGTCCATGTCATCCCGCCGCCGGCCTGTGTTCTCCGATAGCCCGTAACGCGGGATCTTCGATCACGCGCCGGACAAGCGATTCCTTTTCCTTCTTCGCACCTTCGTAGCGTGGAGAGACGCGGCAGTGGTCCGCAAACAGGCAGGCATCGCAATACCGGGGCGATTTTGCGCCGGCATAAGTGAAC
Protein-coding regions in this window:
- a CDS encoding UvrD-helicase domain-containing protein, whose protein sequence is MDSDRIKAVTEFTRDIAVDASAGTGKTATLIARVLNLFLADPVLLPDRVLLLTFTDKAAAEMKSRVVEGLELLLNACRSAATLGEVREKAAAWNSLVRIPGGGEEAAAALRERVEELADGVGRLSVTTFHSFCRRILLSFPAEAGVDPKFEVLAEGEASDAWDNAFTAFLREEFGGREIDPSWERVLHGPPGPEAVWSAIRRLCLSQRDLLTAGELDFGTAADFLGYTRAEYADAVEWFRAFVEGIADPAHEMTPVLSRALGMLERVWTEVSGGDISAVAAQASEAVQAFEFRADRTRSRKIFPQPPGFTLAQARDNLQRFLREISEAPAGDAAARFLVDRARAALGHYRKAKGSGLDFMDLLLRANDLLAGSREVAKSLSERFRYVFVDEFQDTDPLQAEMLERLSSNTAPGRLFVVGDPKQSIYGFRRADIQVYAHFRESMLSRGGEGIALVSNFRSRPDLLSSVNGLFGQVLSGGEDFSPGYAPVKPNRQDPGGGFPVTSYTLGEEATEAEFVCGLVRRIAGNVPVGGKGGAPERAASLRDIAVLYRSDAGGEALAGFRDAFARAGIPLVVPPRKGFYSRQEIQDLRIVLSAVDAPADLSARYAALKTIFFGLRDEEILPLHEDGGPPPGEKVRDALGLLGRLSAERGRASLSNLLAGLYAETGVEFVAARHPDGDRIVRNLAKAAGMARAFEWTGGGSVKAFLADLKRKTEEDRQESEFPAFDEGEDAVQVSTIHASKGLEFPIVILANLSRGGRKRVEGLRVDRRRKLSAVIFPGFRTYSAFRRIRLGERMVTFEEWEQAKQNAEEVRLFYVAATRARDRLYLVKGAKGKGSIQWDALRQGLACASDGGPGKCAVTGISGTRRLFPGGGEMLDVAVSESPAVEPSPPSVTFDLSFVREWPTPPPEPIPPLPEPLSLKEYHDREKGKRFGEKVHMALEAFPPAGSPWPPREPLPPAVSWGEGEEARWIVICRKIAASAFFKEIREMSLVGTEVPLLACSGGMSNEERADLIVRMPVRPGNAEKTGAEHWVVDYKTGRREKDSEEDYIRQVRRYSSIVAEAWRVPARAFIWYVETGEAVEV